A DNA window from Longimicrobiaceae bacterium contains the following coding sequences:
- the rpoN gene encoding RNA polymerase factor sigma-54, with translation MKTGLYQGTALKQEMKINPRLYQAMDLLYMPLLDLQAHLKQELLNNPFLEMAEAELEEQVEVEKDKEKEDDEIDWEEILLNGFEAGGRREEYEDREYYEPVSVAERDLGDHLHDQLTLLRLSPRELLLGEEIIGNVTDEGYMACPLDEVATALNDFLKESGADWADSIDERRPYTVEEAEQMLRVIQGFDPAGIGARDLRECILLQLRDCAVQELTRRNGGTEPEEDDVREHLSGNLAYRIVDTYFEQLINHRWSEISKELSITPRDVQDAADEVAKLDPKPGLKYSSGKDNYIVPDLIVEKIDGEYLVFLNDTSLPRLKLSRTYRDIAKDKKKFVGENKEFISNKLNSANWMIQAIEQRRQTMLKVMNFIVDRQRDFFERGVQYLKPLTLREVAEVIDMHESTVSRVTNEKFVQTPRGVFPLKFFFSSGLSTTSGEDVSARGIKAQIEKLVGDEDPAHPLTDQAIVNILKEEGIQIARRTVAKYRDQLGILSARMRKRV, from the coding sequence ATGAAGACGGGTCTATACCAGGGAACAGCGCTCAAGCAGGAGATGAAGATCAATCCTCGCCTCTACCAGGCGATGGATCTCCTGTACATGCCGCTGCTCGACCTCCAGGCGCACCTCAAGCAGGAGCTCCTCAACAATCCCTTCCTCGAGATGGCCGAGGCCGAGCTCGAGGAGCAGGTGGAGGTGGAGAAGGACAAGGAGAAGGAGGACGACGAGATCGACTGGGAGGAGATCCTCCTCAACGGCTTCGAGGCCGGCGGCCGCCGCGAGGAGTACGAGGACCGGGAGTACTACGAGCCCGTGTCCGTCGCGGAGCGCGACCTCGGCGACCACCTCCACGATCAGCTGACGCTCCTGCGCCTTTCCCCGCGCGAGCTCCTCCTGGGCGAGGAGATCATCGGGAACGTCACCGACGAGGGGTACATGGCGTGCCCCCTGGACGAGGTGGCCACCGCGCTCAACGACTTCCTCAAGGAGAGCGGCGCGGACTGGGCGGACAGCATCGACGAGCGCCGGCCGTACACGGTGGAGGAGGCGGAGCAGATGCTCCGCGTGATCCAGGGCTTCGACCCGGCGGGGATCGGGGCGCGCGACCTGCGGGAGTGCATCCTGCTGCAGCTCCGCGACTGCGCCGTGCAGGAGCTCACCCGGCGGAACGGCGGCACCGAGCCCGAGGAGGACGACGTCCGCGAGCACCTCTCCGGGAACCTGGCCTACCGGATCGTGGACACGTACTTCGAGCAGCTCATCAACCACCGCTGGTCGGAGATCTCCAAGGAGCTGTCCATCACCCCCCGCGACGTGCAGGACGCCGCGGACGAGGTGGCGAAGCTGGATCCCAAGCCTGGGCTGAAGTACTCCAGCGGGAAGGACAACTACATCGTCCCCGACCTGATCGTGGAGAAGATCGACGGGGAGTACCTGGTCTTCCTCAACGACACCAGCCTTCCGCGGCTGAAGCTGTCGCGCACCTACCGCGACATCGCCAAGGACAAGAAGAAGTTCGTCGGCGAGAACAAGGAGTTCATCTCCAACAAGCTGAACTCCGCGAACTGGATGATCCAGGCCATCGAGCAGCGCCGGCAGACGATGCTCAAGGTCATGAACTTCATCGTCGACCGGCAGCGCGACTTCTTCGAGCGCGGCGTGCAGTACCTCAAGCCGCTCACGCTCCGCGAGGTGGCCGAGGTGATCGACATGCACGAGTCCACCGTCTCGCGCGTCACCAACGAGAAGTTCGTGCAAACGCCCCGCGGGGTCTTCCCGCTCAAGTTCTTCTTCTCGTCGGGCCTCTCCACCACCTCGGGCGAGGACGTGTCGGCGCGCGGGATCAAGGCGCAGATCGAGAAGCTGGTGGGCGACGAGGACCCGGCGCACCCGCTCACGGACCAGGCGATCGTGAACATCCTCAAGGAGGAGGGGATCCAGATCGCCCGCCGCACCGTCGCCAAGTACCGCGACCAGCTCGGCATCCTCTCGGCGCGGATGCGCAAGCGGGTGTGA
- a CDS encoding glycosyltransferase, with product MSTALSPHHSSNAAADRSAAAARMPVVPGALRSNFAVLIPAYDEEDNVAALFAELRATFARHDLAGEVILVDDGSRDGTYEAAVRESAGMPRVKVLRHRRNRGKTEAMVTGAFAADAEFLVLFDADLQHSTEEIPRFLEKLAEGWDIVTGRKVGAYEKRAVSSVYNRLSQGLFDVPVRDLNSMKAFRTEILREIPLRHDWHRFFVVLAHAQGYSVSEIDIELYPRRAGMAKYSGRSRVLVGVGDLLVVWFYLKFSEKPMQFFGGSGLILIAVGLLVGLVAVVLRVGGWMPPFGYRPLLTLVLLLETVGFMLFGFGFMAELIATLRAEVDGLRRGRE from the coding sequence GTGAGCACCGCGCTCTCGCCCCACCACTCCTCGAACGCCGCCGCGGACCGCTCCGCGGCGGCGGCTCGCATGCCGGTGGTGCCCGGAGCGCTCCGGAGCAACTTCGCCGTCCTGATCCCCGCGTACGACGAGGAGGACAACGTCGCCGCGCTCTTCGCGGAGCTGCGGGCCACCTTCGCGCGCCACGACCTCGCAGGCGAGGTCATCCTGGTGGACGACGGCTCCCGCGACGGCACCTACGAGGCGGCGGTGCGGGAGTCGGCGGGGATGCCGCGGGTCAAGGTCCTCCGCCACCGCCGCAACCGCGGCAAGACGGAGGCGATGGTCACCGGCGCCTTCGCCGCGGATGCCGAGTTCCTGGTCCTCTTCGACGCCGACCTGCAGCACTCCACGGAGGAGATCCCGCGCTTCCTGGAGAAGCTGGCCGAGGGCTGGGACATCGTGACCGGGCGGAAGGTGGGTGCGTACGAGAAGCGCGCCGTGAGCTCGGTGTACAACCGGCTCTCGCAGGGGCTGTTCGACGTCCCGGTGCGCGACCTCAACTCGATGAAGGCGTTCCGGACGGAGATCCTCCGGGAGATCCCGCTCCGGCACGACTGGCACCGCTTCTTCGTGGTGCTGGCCCACGCGCAGGGGTACTCGGTCTCCGAGATCGACATCGAGCTGTACCCGCGGCGCGCGGGCATGGCGAAGTACTCCGGGCGGAGCCGGGTGCTGGTGGGGGTGGGGGACCTGCTCGTCGTCTGGTTCTACCTCAAGTTCAGCGAGAAGCCGATGCAGTTCTTCGGCGGCTCGGGGCTGATCCTGATCGCCGTGGGGCTGCTGGTGGGGCTGGTCGCCGTGGTGCTGCGCGTCGGCGGGTGGATGCCCCCCTTCGGCTACCGCCCGCTGCTGACCCTCGTGCTCCTGCTGGAGACGGTGGGCTTCATGCTCTTCGGCTTCGGCTTCATGGCCGAGCTGATCGCCACCCTGCGGGCGGAGGTGGACGGGCTGCGGAGGGGCCGCGAGTAG
- a CDS encoding GreA/GreB family elongation factor gives MLEDLKNRLAEEIERLTHELQVTLPRAIQKAVEHGDLRENSEYKSALERQQFVQARLNHLTKRAGELSKIDLSQIAPDRVGFGSKVTVLDTRTKDKETYTLVFGDFIDIDSNQISLASPLGQALMGKQVGDTIVLSLPRGERKLKIKELQTLTQMVDSKGGEE, from the coding sequence ATGCTGGAAGACCTCAAGAACAGGCTCGCGGAGGAGATCGAGCGTCTCACGCACGAGCTGCAGGTCACCCTCCCCCGCGCCATCCAGAAGGCCGTGGAGCACGGCGACCTCCGGGAAAACTCGGAGTACAAGTCCGCCCTGGAGCGCCAGCAGTTCGTGCAGGCCCGGCTGAACCACCTGACCAAGCGGGCCGGGGAGCTGTCCAAGATCGACCTGTCCCAGATCGCCCCCGACCGCGTCGGTTTCGGATCGAAGGTGACGGTGCTGGACACGCGCACCAAGGACAAGGAGACCTACACCCTCGTCTTCGGCGACTTCATCGACATCGACAGCAACCAGATCTCGCTGGCCTCCCCGCTCGGGCAGGCGCTGATGGGGAAGCAGGTGGGCGACACCATCGTGCTCTCGCTCCCGCGCGGCGAGCGCAAGCTGAAGATCAAGGAGCTGCAGACGCTCACCCAGATGGTCGACAGCAAGGGCGGCGAGGAGTAG
- a CDS encoding methyltransferase domain-containing protein, with product MNKNDKLLFARYAREHFTRDVRVLEIGPDAHPSSFQGVVGHDVAAWDTLDFHTRTDVPLTYRATVEYSYPVPDASYDVVLSANVIEHVPRIWVWMKELARICRPGGHVVTINPISWHYHESPIDCWRIYPAGMRALCEDSGLEVVTSEWGSMDLQWLERISPAKLRRKYFWQRLSGVFVMWNAATRLPPEGSYDAITVARKPADAPSSAGER from the coding sequence GTGAACAAGAACGACAAGCTGCTCTTCGCCCGGTACGCCCGGGAGCACTTCACCCGGGACGTGCGGGTCCTGGAGATCGGGCCCGACGCACACCCCTCCTCCTTCCAGGGAGTGGTGGGGCACGACGTCGCGGCGTGGGACACGCTCGACTTCCACACCCGCACCGACGTCCCCCTCACCTACCGTGCGACCGTGGAGTACAGCTACCCGGTGCCGGACGCCTCGTACGACGTGGTCCTTTCGGCCAACGTGATCGAGCACGTCCCCCGGATCTGGGTGTGGATGAAGGAGCTGGCGCGCATCTGCCGGCCGGGTGGGCACGTGGTCACCATCAACCCCATAAGCTGGCACTACCACGAATCGCCCATCGACTGCTGGCGGATCTACCCGGCGGGGATGCGCGCGCTCTGCGAGGACTCGGGGCTGGAGGTCGTCACCTCGGAGTGGGGGAGCATGGACCTGCAGTGGCTGGAGCGGATCAGCCCGGCGAAGCTGCGCCGGAAGTACTTCTGGCAGCGTCTCTCCGGGGTCTTCGTGATGTGGAACGCGGCGACTCGCCTCCCGCCGGAGGGATCGTACGACGCCATCACGGTGGCGCGGAAGCCCGCCGACGCACCGAGCAGCGCCGGGGAGCGATGA
- a CDS encoding class I SAM-dependent methyltransferase, with protein sequence MIYLIKRWVKARFPKESLVWRTLTTVSAVVFYPRTLYRKYSKSSIFQYESEMDMCSLYPKGLLDETIAIFAPRSVLDLGCGTGRSLDYFHERGIDVRGIEGSELAISKAAHPELIQQADLNQVVDLGRKFDLVWSYEVVEHIHPDYVENLLRTFSNHADRVVLSAARPGQGGQGHFNEQPPEYWIEKFAGHGYRHDEEATRRLRAVPEEFSANMLAFRRGEA encoded by the coding sequence ATGATCTACCTCATCAAGCGGTGGGTGAAGGCGCGGTTCCCGAAGGAGAGCCTCGTCTGGCGCACCCTGACGACGGTCTCGGCGGTCGTGTTCTACCCGCGCACGCTGTACCGGAAGTACTCCAAGAGCAGCATCTTCCAGTACGAGAGCGAGATGGACATGTGCTCGCTCTACCCCAAGGGGCTGCTCGACGAGACGATCGCAATCTTCGCCCCGCGCTCGGTGCTCGACCTTGGGTGCGGCACCGGACGGAGCCTGGACTACTTCCACGAGCGGGGGATCGACGTCCGGGGGATCGAGGGCTCCGAGCTGGCGATCTCCAAGGCCGCGCACCCGGAGCTCATCCAGCAGGCGGACCTCAACCAGGTGGTGGACCTCGGCCGGAAGTTCGACCTGGTGTGGAGCTACGAGGTGGTGGAGCACATCCACCCCGACTACGTGGAGAACCTCCTCCGCACCTTCTCGAACCACGCCGACCGGGTGGTGCTCTCGGCCGCGCGTCCGGGGCAGGGAGGGCAGGGCCACTTCAACGAGCAGCCGCCCGAGTACTGGATCGAGAAGTTCGCCGGCCACGGGTACCGGCACGACGAGGAGGCCACCCGGAGGCTGCGCGCCGTCCCCGAGGAGTTCAGCGCGAACATGCTCGCGTTCCGCCGGGGGGAAGCGTAG
- a CDS encoding lysylphosphatidylglycerol synthase domain-containing protein: MRLDPRLRRGLSYALVAAAFVFLGAEIYGNADQLREFRWEVRPGLLALSIAVLSGVLLWGVVVWQLVLRRFGTEVPFRALARAWFLSNLSRYIPGVVWQFVSLAQLGPGAGLSPSATVMSLLVQMGFMLLSAGILGVYLLPLEMAAELGAQSPAFGWVAPFVLAMRWAAPLALVLVHPGVMRAGLGAVGRATRRPMLRWEGSWAEGVGFLLLSGIAWVLYGLAFYLFLLSFVEVAPAAIPAAIAMNGLAFIVGYLVFFAPGGLGFKEAALAFLLSGLVPTAVAASLAIAARLWTIAAEVLPALVLARRGAAPGATAAD, translated from the coding sequence GTGAGGCTGGACCCGCGGCTGCGGCGGGGGCTGTCGTACGCCCTCGTCGCGGCCGCGTTCGTCTTCCTGGGGGCGGAGATCTACGGGAACGCGGACCAGCTCCGGGAGTTCCGCTGGGAGGTGCGCCCGGGGCTGCTGGCGCTCTCGATCGCCGTGCTCTCGGGGGTCCTGCTCTGGGGCGTGGTGGTCTGGCAGCTGGTCCTGCGGAGGTTCGGTACCGAGGTCCCCTTCCGTGCTCTCGCCCGGGCCTGGTTCCTCTCCAACCTCAGCCGGTACATCCCCGGCGTGGTCTGGCAGTTCGTGAGCCTGGCGCAGCTCGGGCCTGGCGCGGGGCTCTCCCCGTCCGCGACGGTGATGTCGCTGCTGGTGCAGATGGGGTTCATGCTGCTCTCCGCGGGGATCTTAGGAGTCTACCTGCTCCCGCTCGAGATGGCGGCCGAGCTGGGCGCGCAGTCCCCGGCCTTCGGCTGGGTGGCGCCGTTCGTCCTGGCGATGCGGTGGGCGGCGCCGCTGGCGCTGGTCCTGGTTCACCCCGGGGTGATGCGCGCGGGGCTGGGCGCGGTGGGCCGCGCGACGCGCCGGCCGATGCTTCGGTGGGAGGGGAGCTGGGCGGAGGGGGTGGGATTCCTGCTCCTGTCGGGGATCGCGTGGGTCCTGTACGGGCTCGCCTTCTACCTCTTCCTCCTGTCGTTCGTGGAGGTGGCCCCGGCCGCGATCCCGGCGGCCATCGCCATGAACGGTCTGGCCTTCATCGTCGGCTACCTCGTCTTCTTCGCACCGGGCGGCCTCGGCTTCAAGGAAGCGGCGCTCGCGTTCCTCCTGTCCGGGCTCGTTCCGACCGCCGTGGCCGCCTCACTCGCCATCGCCGCGCGCCTCTGGACCATCGCCGCGGAGGTGCTCCCCGCACTGGTGCTGGCCCGCCGGGGCGCGGCTCCCGGGGCCACGGCGGCCGACTGA
- a CDS encoding YfhO family protein: MSLGLAAAVYFGLALLYFLPALLPGRHIYGTDYLVGSYFVHEFFSERFAAGELPKWLPYIYGGGPMFANPGSAFYPVRILADLFLPTSKLFPAMYVVQFGLAGLGMYLLALELGTRRWVAFIGGLAFQFTGITMSWVLAGHEGRIIVATFAPITFFFFHRGIRTGRVAPFVGAAAAIAFSLLTFQIQNSYYLLVGALIWSVFCLWHFGLFRRPAALGRTLALGLGAVAVAFLLASVNFLPFLDYVEQSPRGGEGGRGYDYSVSWSMPTAEVLAVAVPEQAGHLETYRGSNPMKLHTEYVGATVIALFALGFAFSRRNRYWWFFLGLGVFFLTVALGGNTPLYRLYYELLPGTKRFRAPSISFFMVSLSLVAMATLALESLAARWAEARAARPALRRDEPGEVPDAAKWILAGTVAAAFLLGAAAASAPGVNGAPGPGPVAFRFAVFMAATAAILWFWLRGSLGARAFVALLAGVTVLDLWIVDRKFFETVPPPDETFAADDVANFLRSQPGRDRVWVLPFPPGATYRGQAGLGNYLMRFDVDLAGGEHGNQLQRYNEFVGTSGETYVDWRNFLENPVFMDAANVRYLVAGAEFQDPRLREVHRGSALVYENLGALPRAYLVPQVVHTEREDGALELMKQPGFDPRSTAVVNADAPPQLSAGPLQGDARVVSYEPDRVVVRTRQDRDALLVLADNYYADWKARVDGREVPILRTNHTFRGVVLGPGEHDVVFTFEPADLRTGAIVYFVGMALLALYALFLLARWLRTRKGEPSHA, from the coding sequence GTGTCGCTCGGCCTCGCGGCCGCGGTGTACTTCGGGCTCGCCCTGCTCTACTTCCTCCCCGCCCTCCTTCCCGGCCGGCACATCTACGGGACGGACTACCTGGTGGGGAGCTACTTCGTGCACGAGTTCTTCTCGGAGCGGTTCGCCGCCGGAGAGCTGCCGAAGTGGCTGCCGTACATTTACGGCGGCGGGCCGATGTTCGCCAACCCGGGGAGCGCCTTCTACCCCGTGCGGATCCTGGCGGACCTCTTCCTCCCCACGTCCAAGCTCTTCCCCGCCATGTACGTGGTCCAGTTCGGGCTCGCCGGGCTGGGGATGTACCTCCTGGCGCTGGAGCTGGGGACGCGCCGCTGGGTGGCGTTCATCGGCGGACTGGCGTTCCAATTCACCGGGATCACCATGTCCTGGGTGCTGGCGGGGCACGAGGGGCGCATCATCGTGGCGACCTTCGCGCCAATCACCTTCTTCTTCTTCCACCGGGGGATCCGCACGGGGAGGGTGGCGCCGTTCGTGGGGGCCGCCGCGGCGATCGCCTTCTCGCTGCTCACCTTCCAGATCCAGAACTCCTACTACCTGCTGGTGGGGGCGCTGATCTGGAGCGTGTTCTGCCTCTGGCACTTCGGTCTCTTCCGGCGGCCGGCGGCGCTGGGGCGCACGCTGGCGCTGGGGCTGGGCGCGGTGGCCGTCGCGTTCCTGCTCGCCTCCGTCAACTTCCTCCCCTTCCTCGATTACGTCGAGCAGTCTCCGCGCGGAGGCGAAGGGGGGCGGGGCTACGACTACTCCGTCTCGTGGTCCATGCCGACGGCCGAGGTGCTGGCCGTCGCGGTCCCCGAGCAGGCGGGGCACCTGGAGACGTACCGCGGCTCCAACCCCATGAAGCTGCACACCGAGTACGTCGGGGCCACCGTGATCGCCCTCTTCGCGCTCGGCTTCGCCTTTTCGCGCCGCAACCGCTACTGGTGGTTCTTCCTGGGACTCGGCGTCTTCTTCCTCACGGTGGCGCTGGGCGGAAACACGCCGCTGTACCGCCTCTACTACGAGCTCCTCCCCGGCACCAAGCGGTTCCGCGCGCCCTCGATCTCCTTCTTCATGGTGTCGCTCTCGCTCGTGGCGATGGCGACGCTCGCGCTGGAGTCGCTGGCCGCACGCTGGGCCGAAGCCCGGGCCGCGCGCCCGGCGCTCCGGCGCGACGAGCCGGGCGAGGTTCCCGACGCGGCGAAGTGGATCCTCGCCGGCACGGTGGCCGCGGCCTTCCTGCTCGGCGCCGCGGCGGCATCGGCCCCCGGTGTCAACGGCGCGCCGGGACCGGGACCGGTGGCGTTCCGCTTCGCCGTCTTCATGGCGGCGACGGCGGCGATCCTCTGGTTCTGGCTGCGGGGGAGCCTGGGCGCGCGGGCGTTCGTGGCGCTCCTGGCCGGCGTCACGGTGCTGGACCTGTGGATCGTGGACCGGAAGTTCTTCGAGACCGTCCCTCCTCCGGACGAGACCTTCGCCGCGGACGACGTGGCGAACTTCCTCCGCTCGCAGCCGGGGCGCGACCGCGTGTGGGTCCTCCCCTTCCCTCCCGGCGCCACCTACCGGGGGCAGGCAGGGCTCGGCAACTACCTCATGCGCTTCGACGTCGACCTCGCGGGCGGAGAGCACGGCAACCAGCTGCAGCGCTACAACGAGTTCGTGGGCACGAGCGGCGAGACGTACGTGGACTGGCGCAACTTCCTGGAGAACCCCGTGTTCATGGACGCGGCCAACGTCCGCTACCTGGTGGCCGGGGCGGAGTTCCAGGATCCGCGCCTCCGCGAGGTGCACCGGGGGAGCGCGCTGGTCTACGAGAACCTGGGCGCGCTCCCCCGGGCGTACCTGGTGCCGCAGGTGGTGCACACGGAGCGCGAGGACGGGGCGCTGGAGCTCATGAAGCAGCCCGGATTCGACCCGCGGAGCACGGCGGTGGTGAACGCGGACGCCCCGCCGCAGCTCTCCGCCGGGCCGTTGCAGGGCGACGCCCGGGTGGTCTCGTACGAGCCGGATCGGGTGGTGGTGCGCACCCGGCAGGACCGGGACGCCCTGCTGGTGCTCGCCGACAACTACTACGCGGACTGGAAGGCGCGGGTGGACGGGCGGGAGGTTCCCATCCTGCGGACCAACCACACCTTCCGGGGCGTCGTCCTGGGGCCCGGCGAGCACGATGTGGTCTTCACCTTCGAGCCGGCCGACCTGCGGACCGGGGCGATCGTGTACTTCGTGGGGATGGCGCTCCTGGCGCTCTACGCGCTGTTCCTGCTCGCCCGGTGGCTGCGCACCCGGAAGGGGGAGCCATCGCACGCGTGA
- a CDS encoding glycosyltransferase family 4 protein, which produces MASRSLRVLHCIYDDPRNPWVGGGGSMRVFEIYRRLAGRVDATVATGSFPGARDETVEGVRYLRLGARSPYPWSRWTYARAATELLARGGYDAAVYDFSVYTPLRLPRDRPVGVVVHMLHGPTARERWGRVLGGALDAAERRSLRRARAVSTTSRWMLEQLRPLLAPDARVELIGSGVPDEFARVERREQRYLLYYGRFDLFQKGLDTLLQAYARISREHPEVELRVAGRGKDEDRVRELAEELGVGGCVHLRPGVERAEVLELFSGALALLMPSRLEGLPMVPAEAMAAGVPVVATDVGAVAEVVDPPRGGLLVPPDDPAALADAVLGLLDHPARRAALAASARRSAERFSWDAVAERHLEFLRGIAAQDGTQPQTMQRKR; this is translated from the coding sequence TTGGCCTCGCGATCCCTGCGCGTCCTCCACTGCATCTACGACGACCCCCGCAACCCGTGGGTGGGGGGCGGCGGCTCGATGCGCGTCTTCGAGATCTACCGCCGCCTGGCCGGGCGGGTGGACGCGACCGTAGCCACCGGGAGCTTTCCCGGTGCGCGCGACGAGACCGTGGAGGGCGTGCGGTACCTGCGCCTGGGCGCCCGCTCGCCCTACCCCTGGAGCCGCTGGACCTACGCGCGGGCCGCGACGGAACTCCTCGCGCGGGGTGGGTACGACGCCGCGGTCTACGACTTTTCCGTGTACACCCCTCTGCGCCTCCCGCGAGACCGGCCGGTCGGCGTGGTGGTCCACATGCTCCACGGGCCCACCGCGCGGGAGCGGTGGGGGCGGGTGCTCGGCGGGGCGCTGGACGCCGCGGAGCGCCGCTCCCTGCGCCGCGCGCGCGCGGTGAGCACCACCTCACGGTGGATGCTGGAGCAGCTCCGGCCGCTGCTCGCCCCGGACGCGCGCGTGGAGCTGATCGGGAGCGGCGTGCCGGACGAGTTCGCGCGGGTGGAGCGGCGCGAGCAGCGCTACCTGCTCTACTACGGACGGTTCGACCTCTTCCAGAAGGGGCTGGACACCCTGCTGCAGGCGTACGCGCGGATCTCGCGGGAGCACCCGGAGGTGGAGCTGCGCGTGGCCGGGCGGGGCAAGGACGAGGATCGTGTCCGCGAGCTGGCGGAGGAGCTGGGGGTGGGCGGGTGCGTCCACCTCCGGCCCGGGGTGGAGCGCGCGGAGGTGCTGGAGCTGTTCTCCGGCGCGCTCGCCCTCCTGATGCCTTCGCGGCTGGAGGGGCTCCCGATGGTCCCAGCCGAAGCGATGGCCGCCGGCGTGCCGGTGGTCGCCACGGACGTGGGAGCGGTGGCGGAGGTGGTGGACCCTCCGCGCGGCGGGCTCCTGGTTCCCCCGGACGACCCGGCGGCGCTCGCCGACGCCGTGCTCGGCCTTCTGGACCATCCGGCGCGGCGCGCGGCGCTCGCCGCTTCGGCGCGCCGGTCCGCGGAGCGCTTCTCCTGGGATGCGGTCGCGGAGCGGCACCTGGAGTTTCTCCGCGGGATCGCGGCGCAGGACGGAACCCAACCCCAGACAATGCAGCGAAAGCGATGA
- a CDS encoding Ig-like domain-containing protein, which yields MHRKPTLTGMASLAGSALALLAACASPGEPEPAGAPVAIVSADTIRAGEVAAPLADSLIVKVTDAKGRGVPRQSVEWIAPFGGGEVSPVQAVTDDRGFARTAWTLGRSAGTQVAVARTVTTEGPQTVRFTAVASPGPLAALQISGQTLVAVEQERQLTVTRRDAYGNAITARPVAWRSSDTTVARVEAATGRVRGVAPGSAQVTVASEGRELGMTLTVVMAASFTAFDTVRAGTVGAAVAEPLLVRLTDARGRGVARQPVAWSSATAGGALAAVDGLTDDQGYARATLILGRTSGSYYATARATTGNGIVMVQFRAVAAPGPVSVVAVSPASVLLGAGQTRQLAATATDAYGNRVAGAAAAWSSSSAAVATIDPQVGLVRAVGPGSATITATIQGKTGTAAVVVDPLILLEDDFDSENGGRWADNYTGFAKWEVVAGSVDLVGTGLYDDFLPPENGVGVDLDGTTKQAGTLRSRTAFVLEPGEYQLSFQLAGSPRPSDPNTVVVSLGDAYRESFTLAQFEPLRTITRTVTVPARTTARLEFAHLGGDNYGILLDNVKLFRKP from the coding sequence ATGCATCGCAAACCCACCCTGACCGGTATGGCATCGCTTGCCGGGTCCGCGCTCGCGCTGCTCGCCGCCTGTGCCTCGCCGGGGGAGCCGGAGCCGGCGGGCGCGCCGGTGGCGATCGTCTCCGCCGACACCATTCGCGCCGGAGAGGTGGCCGCCCCCCTCGCTGATTCGCTGATCGTGAAGGTCACGGACGCCAAAGGCCGCGGGGTGCCGCGCCAGTCGGTGGAGTGGATCGCTCCGTTCGGCGGCGGCGAGGTCAGCCCCGTCCAGGCGGTGACCGACGACAGGGGCTTCGCCCGGACCGCGTGGACCCTCGGGCGGAGCGCGGGGACCCAGGTGGCGGTGGCCCGGACCGTGACGACCGAGGGTCCGCAGACGGTGCGGTTCACGGCGGTGGCCAGCCCGGGCCCGCTCGCGGCGCTGCAGATCTCGGGACAGACACTGGTCGCGGTGGAGCAGGAGCGCCAGCTCACGGTTACCCGGCGCGACGCGTACGGCAACGCCATCACGGCGCGGCCGGTCGCGTGGCGCAGCTCGGACACGACGGTCGCCCGGGTGGAGGCGGCGACAGGGCGCGTGCGTGGGGTCGCCCCGGGGTCGGCCCAGGTGACCGTCGCGAGCGAAGGGAGGGAGCTCGGCATGACGCTTACGGTGGTGATGGCGGCTTCCTTCACCGCCTTCGACACCGTACGGGCGGGCACCGTCGGGGCGGCGGTGGCCGAGCCGCTCCTGGTGCGGCTCACGGACGCGCGGGGGCGCGGTGTCGCCCGCCAGCCGGTCGCCTGGAGCTCGGCCACCGCGGGAGGCGCCCTCGCCGCTGTCGACGGGCTGACGGACGACCAGGGCTACGCCCGCGCGACGTTGATCCTCGGGCGCACCTCCGGCTCGTACTACGCGACCGCCCGGGCGACGACGGGGAACGGGATCGTCATGGTGCAGTTCCGCGCAGTGGCCGCACCGGGCCCGGTGAGCGTCGTCGCGGTCTCCCCCGCATCCGTCCTGCTGGGCGCGGGGCAGACCCGCCAGCTCGCCGCGACCGCCACGGACGCGTACGGCAACCGCGTGGCCGGAGCCGCCGCGGCATGGTCCAGCTCGAGCGCCGCCGTCGCGACAATCGATCCGCAGGTCGGCCTCGTCCGCGCCGTCGGGCCCGGGAGCGCGACGATCACGGCCACGATCCAGGGGAAGACCGGGACCGCGGCCGTCGTCGTGGATCCGCTGATCCTGCTCGAGGACGACTTCGACTCCGAGAACGGGGGCCGGTGGGCGGACAACTACACCGGCTTCGCGAAGTGGGAGGTGGTCGCCGGCTCGGTGGACCTCGTGGGTACGGGGCTGTATGACGACTTCCTTCCCCCGGAGAACGGCGTGGGGGTCGACCTGGACGGGACCACGAAGCAGGCGGGGACGCTCCGGTCCCGGACCGCCTTCGTCCTGGAGCCCGGCGAGTACCAGCTCTCGTTCCAGCTCGCGGGCTCGCCGCGCCCCAGTGACCCGAACACGGTGGTGGTCTCGCTCGGCGACGCGTACCGGGAATCGTTCACCCTGGCGCAGTTCGAGCCGCTCCGGACGATCACCCGCACCGTGACGGTCCCGGCGCGCACCACCGCCCGGCTGGAGTTCGCGCACCTGGGCGGCGACAACTACGGGATCCTCCTCGACAACGTGAAGCTCTTCCGGAAGCCGTAG